From a region of the Chlorocebus sabaeus isolate Y175 chromosome 23, mChlSab1.0.hap1, whole genome shotgun sequence genome:
- the LOC103245178 gene encoding protocadherin beta-6 has protein sequence MQTKVQNKKRQVAFFILLMLWGEVGSESIQYSVLEETESGTFVANLTKDLGLRVGELAARGARVVFKGNRQHLQLDPQTHDLLLNEKLDREELCGSTEPCVLPFQVLLENPLQFFQASLRVRDINDHSPEFPAREMLLKISEITMPGKIFPLKMAHDLDTGSNGLQSYTISSNPHFHVLTRNRSEGRKFPELVLDKPLDREEQSRLTLTLTALDGGSPPRSGTSEIHIQVLDINDNIPEFAQELYEAQIPENNPLGSLVITVSARDLDAGSFGKVSYALFQVDDINQPFEINAITGEIRLRKALDFEEVQSYDVDVEATDGGGLSGKCSLVVRVLDVNDNAPELTMSFFISPIPENLPEIIVAVFSVSDADSGHNQQVICSIENNLPFLLRPSVENFYTLVTEGALDRESRAEYNITITVTDLGTPRLKTQQSITVLVSDVNDNAPAFTQTSYTLFVRENNSPALHIGSVSATDRDSGTNARVTYSLLPPQDPHLPLPSLVSINADNGHLFALRSLDYEALQEFEFRVGATDRGSPVLSSEALVRVLVLDANDNSPFVLYPLQNGSAPCTELVPRAAEPGYLVTKVVAVDGDSGQNAWLSYQLLKATEPGLFGVWAHNGEVRTARLLSERDAAKHRLVVLVKDNGEPPRSATATLHLVLVDGFSQPYLPLPEAAAAQAQDDSLTVYLVVALASVSSLFLLSVLLFVAVRLCRRSRAASVGRCSVPEGPFPGHLVDVSGTGTLSQSYQYEVCLMGGSGTNEFKFLKPIIPNFPPQGTEREMEETPAFPNSFPFS, from the coding sequence ATGCAAACTAAAGTACAGAACAAGAAAAGGCAAGTGGCgttcttcattttattgatgCTTTGGGGAGAGGTAGGTTCTGAATCGATTCAGTATTCCGTATTGGAGGAGACAGAAAGTGGCACGTTTGTGGCCAACTTGACAAAGGACCTGGGACTGAGGGTGGGGGAGCTGGCTGCACGGGGCGCTCGGGTTGTTTTCAAAGGGAACAGACAACATTTGCAGCTTGATCCACAGACCCATGATTTACTGCTAAATGAAAAACTGGACCGGGAGGAACTGTGTGGCTCCACTGAGCCGTGTGTGCTACCTTTCCAAGTGTTACTGGAAAACCCCTTGCAGTTTTTTCAGGCTTCCTTGCGAGTCAGAGATATAAATGACCACTCCCCGGAATTCCCTGCCAGAGAAATGCTCctgaaaatatcagaaattaCTATGccaggaaagatatttcctttgaaaatggCACACGATTTAGACACTGGCAGCAATGGCCTTCAGAGCTACACAATCAGCTCCAACCCTCACTTCCACGTTCTCACCCGCAATCGCAGCGAAGGCAGAAAGTTCCCGGAGCTGGTGCTGGACAAACCGTTGGACCGCGAGGAGCAGTCCCGACTCACGCTAACGCTCACCGCGCTGGATGGTGGGTCTCCGCCCCGGTCAGGGACCTCCGAGATTCACATCCAGGTTTTGGACATCAATGACAACATCCCCGAGTTTGCTCAGGAGCTCTATGAGGCACAAATCCCTGAGAACAATCCCCTCGGCTCTCTGGTTATTACCGTCTCAGCCAGAGATTTAGATGCAGGATCGTTTGGGAAGGTATCTTACGCCCTGTTTCAAGTCGATGACATCAACCAACCGTTCGAAATAAACGCAATCACAGGAGAAATTCGTTTGAGAAAGGCTTTGGATTTTGAGGAAGTTCAGTCTTATGACGTGGATGTTGAGGCTACGGATGGTGGGGGCCTATCAGGAAAATGCTCTTTAGTCGTCAGGGTCCTGGACGTGAATGACAACGCCCCTGAACTCACCATGTCGTTCTTCATCAGCCCCATCCCAGAAAACTTGCCAGAGATCATAGTGGCAGTTTTCAGTGTTTCAGATGCAGACTCTGGGCATAACCAACAGGTTATTTGTTCAATAGAGAACAATCTCCCTTTTCTACTAAGACCTTCCGTGGAGAATTTCTACACCCTGGTAACAGAAGGGGCACTGGACAGAGAGAGCAGAGCCGAGTAcaacatcaccatcaccgtcactgATTTGGGGACACCCAGGCTGAAAACCCAGCAGAGCATAACCGTGCTGGTCTCCGACGTCAATGACAACGCCCCCGCCTTCACCCAAACCTCCTACACCCTGTTCGTCCGCGAGAACAACAGCCCCGCCCTGCACATTGGCAGTGTCAGCGCCACAGACAGAGACTCAGGCACCAACGCCAGGGTCACCTACTCGCTATTGCCGCCCCAGGACCCgcacctgcccctcccctccctggtcTCCATCAACGCAGACAATGGCCACCTGTTCGCCCTCAGGTCTCTGGACTACGAGGCCTTGCAGGAGTTCGAGTTCCGCGTGGGCGCCACAGACCGCGGGTCCCCGGTGCTGAGCAGCGAGGCGCTGGTGCGCGTGCTGGTGCTGGACGCCAACGACAACTCGCCCTTCGTGCTGTACCCGCTGCAGAACGGCTCCGCGCCCTGCACCGAGCTGGTGCCCCGGGCGGCCGAGCCGGGCTACCTGGTGACCAAGGTGGTGGCGGTAGACGGCGACTCGGGCCAGAACGCCTGGCTGTCGTACCAGCTGCTCAAGGCCACGGAGCCCGGGCTGTTCGGCGTGTGGGCGCACAATGGCGAGGTGCGCACTGCCAGGCTACTGAGCGAGCGTGACGCGGCCAAGCACAGGCTGGTGGTGCTGGTCAAGGACAACGGCGAGCCTCCGCGCTCGGCCACCGCCACGCTGCACTTggtcttagtggacggcttctCCCAGCCCTACCTGCCTCTCCCGGAGGCGGCTGCGGCCCAGGCCCAGGACGACTCGCTCACCGTCTACCTGGTGGTGGCATTGGCCTCGGTGTCTTCGCTCTTCCTCTTGTCGGTGCTCCTGTTCGTGGCGGTGCGGCTGTGCAGGAGGAGCAGGGCGGCCTCGGTGGGTCGCTGCTCGGTGCCCGAGGGCCCCTTTCCAGGGCATCTGGTGGACGTGAGCGGCACCGGGACCCTGTCCCAGAGCTACCAGTACGAGGTGTGTCTGATGGGAGGCTCAGGAACAAATGAGTTCAAGTTCCTGAAGCCGATTATCCCCAACTTCCCTCCTCAGGGCACtgagagagaaatggaagaaacCCCCGCCTTTCCGAATAGCTTCCCATTCAGTTAA
- the LOC119627253 gene encoding protocadherin beta-17, which translates to MMETPLPKAPEKRQVTAIIFLLLLWEAGSATIKYSVLEERDSGSFVANLAKDLGLGVGELAARGARILSKGNKQYLQLEQKSGNLLLKEKLDREELCSDIDPCILHFQMLLKNPVQFIQGELQLQDVNDHAPEFLENEILLKISEGSHPGTSFPLKIAQDLDVGSNTVQNYTISTNSYFHLFTRNHSDGKKYPELVLDQALDREEQPQLRLTLTALDGGSPPRIGTSHVLIVIVDINDNVPEFTQRLYEVQVPENAPIGSLVITVSARDLDAGTHGELSYSFFQYSNQIIQAFEINSITGEIRLKKALDFEEIQSYHMEVEASDGGGLSGTCTVAIEVMDINDNAPEITMSLLISDIPENSPETVVAVFGISDPDSGNNGKMMCSIQDHLPFLIKPTLENFYTVLTEGALDRESWAEYNITITVTDLGTPRLKTEYNITVRVSDVNDNAPAFTQTSYNLFVRENNSPALHIGSVSATDRDSGTNAQVTYSLLPPQDSHLPLASLVSINADNGHLFALRSLDYEALQEFEFRVGAADRGFPELSSEALVRVLVLDTNDNSPFVLYPLQNGSAPCTELVPRAAELGYLVTKVVAVDGDSGQNAWLSYQLLKATEPGLFGVWAHNGEVRTSRLLSERDAAKHRLVVLVKDNGEPPRSATATLHLLLVDGFSQPYLPLPEAAPAQAQADSLTVYLVVALASVSSLFLLSVLLFVAVRLCRRSRAASVGRYLVPEGAFPGHLVDVSGTGTLSQNYQYEVYLAESSESQFKFLKPILPNFLGEGTGRDSEANSNSRNDFGFN; encoded by the coding sequence ATGATGGAGACGCCGCTCCCCAAAGCACCAGAGAAAAGGCAAGTGACCgccattatttttttattactacTGTGGGAGGCGGGCAGCGCTACCATTAAGTATTCAGTTCTAGAAGAGAGGGACAGCGGCTCTTTTGTGGCCAACTTAGCAAAAGATCTGGGACTGGGTGTAGGGGAACTGGCCGCAAGGGGCGCCCGGATTCTTTCCAAAGGGAATAAACAGTATTTGCAGCTCGAACAGAAGAGTGGGAATTTGCTCCTAAAAGAAAAATTGGACCGGGAGGAGTTGTGCAGTGACATAGATCCATGTATACTGCATTTCCAGATGTTATTGAAAAATCCGGTGCAGTTTATTCAAGGTGAACTACAGCTCCAAGATGTAAATGACCATGCCCCAGAATTCTTGGAAAATGAAATCCTCCTGAAAATCTCTGAAGGCAGCCATCCAGggacttcatttcctttgaaaatagcTCAAGATTTGGACGTAGGTAGCAACACAGTTCAGAACTACACAATTAGCACCAACTCCTATTTCCACCTTTTCACTCGCAATCACAGCGACGGCAAGAAATACCCAGAGCTCGTGCTGGATCAAGCGCTGGACCGCGAGGAGCAGCCCCAGCTCAGGTTAACCCTCACAGCGCTGGATGGTGGGTCACCGCCCAGAATTGGGACTTCCCATGTTCTCATAGTGATTGTAGATATCAATGACAACGTCCCTGAATTTACTCAGCGGCTCTACGAGGTGCAGGTCCCAGAAAACGCCCCTATAGGTTCCCTCGTCATCACCGTCTCTGCCAGGGATTTAGATGCTGGGACCCATGGGGAGCTCTCCTACTCATTTTTTCAATACTCAAATCAAATCATTCAGGCCTTTGAAATAAACTCAATCACGGGAGAAATTAGATTAAAAAAGGCGTTGGATTTTGAGGAAATTCAATCTTACCATATGGAAGTTGAGGCCTCAGACGGTGGGGGTCTTTCAGGAACATGCACCGTAGCCATAGAAGTGATGGATATAAACGACAACGCACCGGAAATTACCATGTCCTTACTCATCAGTGATATCCCAGAAAACTCCCCAGAAACAGTGGTCGCTGTTTTCGGAATTTCGGATCCGGACTCTGGGAACAATGGAAAAATGATGTGTTCCATCCAAGACCACCTCCCTTTCCTTATAAAGCCTACCTTAGAAAATTTCTACACCGTGTTAACGGAAGGAGCGCTAGATAGAGAGAGCTGGGCCGAGTACAACATCACCATTACTGTCACAGACTTGGGGACACCCAGGCTGAAAACCGAGTACAACATAACCGTGCGGGTCTCCGACGTCAACGACAACGCCCCCGCCTTCACCCAAACCTCCTATAACCTGTTCGTCCGCGAGAACAACAGCCCCGCCCTGCACATCGGCAGTGTCAGCGCCACAGACAGAGACTCAGGCACCAACGCCCAGGTCACCTACTCGCTGCTGCCACCCCAGGACTCGCACCTGCCCCTCGCCTCCCTGGTTTCCATCAACGCAGACAACGGCCACCTGTTTGCCCTCCGATCGCTGGACTACGAGGCCCTGCAGGAGTTCGAGTTCCGCGTGGGCGCCGCAGACCGCGGCTTCCCGGAGCTGAGCAGCGAGGCGCTGGTGCGCGTGCTGGTGCTGGACACCAACGACAACTCGCCCTTCGTGCTGTACCCTCTGCAGAACGGCTCCGCGCCCTGCACCGAGCTGGTGCCCCGGGCGGCCGAGCTGGGCTACCTGGTGACCAAGGTGGTGGCGGTGGACGGCGACTCGGGCCAGAACGCCTGGCTGTCGTACCAGCTGCTCAAGGCCACGGAGCCCGGGCTCTTTGGCGTGTGGGCGCACAATGGCGAGGTGCGCACCTCCAGGCTGCTGAGCGAGCGCGACGCGGCCAAGCACAGGCTGGTGGTGCTGGTCAAGGACAATGGCGAGCCTCCGCGCTCGGCCACTGCCACGTTGCACTTGCTCCTGGTGGACGGCTTCTCCCAGCCCTACCTGCCGCTCCCGGAGGCGGCCCCGGCCCAAGCCCAGGCCGACTCGCTCACCGTCTACCTGGTGGTGGCGTTGGCCTCGGTGTCGTCGCTCTTCCTCTTGTCGGTGCTCCTGTTCGTGGCGGTGCGGCTGTGCAGGAGGAGCAGGGCGGCCTCGGTGGGTCGCTACTTGGTGCCCGAGGGCGCCTTTCCAGGGCATCTGGTGGACGTGAGCGGCACCGGGACCCTGTCCCAGAATTATCAGTATGAAGTTTACCTGGCAGAAAGCTCTGAGAGC
- the PCDHB5 gene encoding protocadherin beta-5, whose amino-acid sequence METALAKTPQKRQVMFLAILLLLWEAGSEAVRYSIPEETESGYSVANLAKDLGLRVGELATRSARIHYKGDKELLQLDIKTGNLLLYEKLDREVMCGTTEPCILHFQLLLENPVQFFQTDLQLTDINDHSPEFPEREMLLKIPESTQPGTVFPLKIAQDFDIGSNTVQNYTISTNSHFHVATHNRGDGRKYPELVLDKALDREERPELSLTLTALDGGAPPRSGTTTVRIVVLDNNDNAPEFLQSLYEVQVPENSPLNSLVVAVSARDLDAGAYGSVAYALFQGDEVTQPFVIDEKTGEIRLKRALDFEAIPYYNVEIVATDGGGLSGKCTVAIEVVDVNDNAPELTMSTLSSPTPENAPETIVAVFSVSDPDSGDNGRMICSIQNDLPFLLKPTLKNFYTLVTQRTLDRESQAEYNITITVTDLGTPRLKTEYNITVLVSDVNDNAPAFTQTSYTLFVRENNSPALHIGSVSATDRDSGTNALVTYSLLPPQDPHMPLVSLVSINADNGHLFALRSLDYEALQEFEFRVGAADRGSPELSSEALVRVLVLDANDNSPFVLYPLQNGSAPCTELVPRAAEPGYLVTKVVAVDGDSGQNAWLSYQLLKATEPGLFGVWAHNGEVRTSRLLSERDAAKHRLVVLVKDNGEPPRSATATLHVLLVDGFSQPYLPLPEAAPAKAEADSLTVYLVVALASVSSLFLLSVLLFVAVRLCRRSREALVGRCSVPEGPFPGHLVDVSGTGTLSQSYQYEVCLTGDSGTGEFKFLKPIIPNLLPQSAGEEIGKTAAFRNNFGLN is encoded by the coding sequence ATGGAGACTGCGCTAGCAAAAACGCCACAGAAAAGGCAAGTTATGTTTCTTGCTATACTGTTGCTTTTGTGGGAGGCTGGCTCTGAGGCAGTTAGGTATTCCAtaccagaagaaacagaaagtggCTATTCTGtggccaacctggcaaaagaCCTTGGTCTTAGGGTGGGGGAACTGGCCACTCGGAGCGCGCGAATCCATTACAAAGGAGACAAAGAGCTCTTGCAGCTTGATATAAAGACCGGCAATTTGCTTCTATATGAAAAACTAGACCGGGAGGTGATGTGCGGGACAACAGAACCCTGTATATTGCATTTCCAACTCTTACTAGAAAACCCAGTGCAGTTTTTTCAAACTGATCTGCAGCTCACAGATATAAATGACCATTCCCCAGAGTTCCCAGAGAGGGAAATGCTGCTAAAAATCCCAGAAAGCACCCAGCCAGGGACtgtgtttcctttaaaaatagcCCAGGACTTTGACATAGGTAGCAACACTGTTCAGAACTACACAATCAGCACAAATTCCCACTTTCATGTTGCTACTCATAATCGCGGAGATGGCAGAAAATACCCAGAGCTGGTGCTGGACAAAGCTCTGGACCGGGAGGAGCGGCCTGAGCTCAGCTTAACGCTCACTGCACTGGATGGTGGTGCTCCGCCCAGGTCTGGGACCACCACAGTTCGCATTGTCGTCTTGGACAATAATGACAACGCCCCTGAATTTTTGCAATCACTCTATGAGGTACAGGTGCCCGAGAACAGCCCCCTTAACTCCTTAGTTGTCGCTGTCTCCGCCCGAGATTTAGATGCAGGAGCGTACGGAAGTGTAGCCTATGCTCTATTCCAAGGCGATGAAGTTACTCAACCCTTTGTAATAGACGAAAAAACAGGAGAAATTCGCCTGAAAAGGGCATTGGATTTCGAGGCAATTCCATATTATAACGTGGAAATTGTAGCCACAGATGGTGGGGGCCTTTCAGGAAAATGCACTGTGGCTATAGAAGTGGTGGATGTGAATGACAACGCCCCTGAACTCACCATGTCGACGCTCTCCAGCCCTACCCCAGAAAATGCCCCAGAAACTATAGTTGCTGTTTTCAGTGTTTCTGATCCAGACTCCGGGGACAACGGTAGGATGATTTGTTCCATTCAGAATGATCTCCCCTTTCTTTTGAAGCCCACATTAAAAAACTTTTACACCCTAGTGACACAGAGAACACTGGACAGAGAGAGCCAAGCCGAGTACAACATCACTATCACCGTCACCGACTTGGGGACACCCAGGCTGAAAACCGAGTACAACATAACCGTGCTGGTTTCCGACGTCAATGACAACGCCCCCGCCTTCACCCAAACCTCCTACACCCTCTTCGTCCGCGAGAACAACAGCCCCGCCCTGCACATCGGCAGTGTCAGCGCCACAGACAGAGACTCAGGCACCAACGCCCTGGTCACCTACTCGCTACTGCCGCCCCAGGACCCTCACATGCCCCTCGTCTCCCTGGTCTCCATCAACGCAGACAACGGCCACCTGTTCGCCCTCCGGTCGCTGGACTACGAGGCCTTGCAGGAGTTCGAGTTCCGCGTGGGCGCCGCAGACCGCGGCTCCCCGGAGCTGAGCAGCGAGGCGCTAGTGCGCGTGCTGGTGTTGGACGCCAACGACAACTCGCCCTTCGTGCTGTACCCGCTGCAGAATGGCTCCGCGCCCTGCACCGAGCTGGTGCCCCGGGCGGCCGAGCCGGGCTACCTGGTGACCAAGGTGGTGGCGGTGGACGGCGACTCGGGCCAGAACGCCTGGCTGTCCTACCAGTTGCTCAAGGCCACTGAGCCCGGGCTGTTCGGCGTGTGGGCACACAATGGCGAGGTGCGCACCTCCAGGCTGCTGAGCGAGCGCGACGCGGCCAAGCACAGGCTGGTGGTGCTGGTCAAAGACAATGGCGAGCCTCCGCGCTCTGCCACCGCCACGCTGCACGTGCTCCTGGTGGACGGCTTCTCCCAGCCCTACCTGCCGCTCCCGGAGGCGGCCCCGGCCAAGGCCGAGGCCGACTCGCTCACCGTCTACCTGGTGGTGGCATTGGCCTCGGTGTCGTCGCTCTTCCTCTTGTCGGTGCTCCTGTTCGTGGCGGTGCGGCTGtgcaggaggagcagggaggCCTTAGTGGGTCGCTGCTCGGTGCCCGAGGGCCCCTTTCCAGGGCATCTGGTGGACGTAAGCGGCACCGGGACCCTGTCCCAGAGCTACCAGTACGAGGTGTGTCTGACTGGAGACTCAGGGACCGGCGAGTTCAAATTCCTGAAGCCTATTATTCCTAACCTTTTGCCCCAGAGCGCTGGTGAAGAAATAGGGAAAACTGCCGCCTTCCGGAATAACTTTGGATTAAATTAG
- the PCDHB4 gene encoding protocadherin beta-4 yields MKKLGRIHPNRQVLAFILMVFLSQVHLETIRYSVLEETESGSFVAHLTKDLGLGITELAARSARVVSDDDKQRLQLDRQTGALFLREKLDREELCGPIEPCILHFQVFLEMPVQFFQGELLIQDINDHSPVFPLREVLLKIPENSQPGTLFPLLIAEDLDVGSNGLQKYTISPNSHFHILTRNHSEGKKYPDLVQDKPLDREEQPEFSLTLVALDGGSPPRSGTVMVRILIMDINDNAPEFVHTPYGVQVLENSPLDSPIVRVLARDVDAGNFGSVSYGLFQASDEIKQTFSINEVTGEILLKKKLDFEKIKSYHVEIEATDGGGLSGKGTVVIEVVDVNDNPPELIISSLTSSIPENAPETVVSIFRIRDRDSGENGKTICSIPDNLPFVLKPTLKNFYTLVTERPLDRETRAEYNITITVTDLGTPRLKTQQSITVQVSDVNDNAPTFTQTSYTLLVRENNSPALHIGSVSATDRDSGTNSQVTYSLLPPQDPHLPLASLVSINADNGHLFALRSLDYEALQEFVFRVGAADRGSPVLSSEAMVRVLVLDANDNSPFVLHPLQNGSAPCTELVPRAAEPGYLVTKVVAVDGDSGQNAWLSYQLLKASEPGLFGVWAHNGEVRTSRLLSERDAAKHRLVVLVKDNGEPPRSATATLHVLLVDGFSQPYLPLPEAAPAQAQDDSLTVYLVVALASVSSLFLLSVLLFVAVRLCRRSRAASVGRCSVPEGPFPGHQVGVSGTGTLSQSYQYEVCLTGDSGTGEFKFLKPIFPNLLVQDTGREVKENPNFRNSFVFS; encoded by the coding sequence CAGAGAGCGGCTCCTTTGTAGCTCATCTGACCAAGGATCTGGGCCTGGGAATTACGGAACTGGCCGCCCGGTCAGCCAGGGTGGTGTCTGACGATGACAAGCAGCGTTTGCAGCTGGATCGTCAGACTGGAGCTTTGTTTCTGAGGGAGAAACTAGACCGGGAAGAGCTCTGTGGTCCTATTGAACCGTGTATACTGCATTTCCAAGTGTTCCTGGAAATGCCCGTGCAATTTTTTCAAGGAGAATTATTGATCCAGGACATAAATGATCACTCTCCAGTATTCCCTTTAAGGGAAGTGCTCTTGAAAATACCAGAAAATAGTCAGCCGGGGACTCTATTTCCGTTGCTAATAGCTGAGGATTTGGATGTGGGCAGCAATGGTCTCCAAAAATACACAATCAGCCCCAATTCTCATTTTCACATTCTCACTCGAAATCATAGTGAGGGCAAGAAATACCCAGATTTGGTGCAGGACAAACCACTGGATCGAGAGGAGCAACCTGAGTTCAGCTTAACCCTTGTGGCGCTGGATGGTGGGTCTCCACCTAGGTCTGGCACTGTCATGGTTCGAATCCTGATCATGGACATCAATGACAATGCTCCTGAGTTTGTGCACACTCCATATGGGGTGCAGGTCCTGGAAAACAGCCCCCTAGACTCTCCAATTGTTAGGGTCTTAGCTAGAGATGTAGATGCTGGAAACTTCGGGAGTGTTTCTTATGGCTTATTCCAAGCATCAGATGAAATTAAGCAAACTTTCTCAATAAATGAAGTCACGGGAGAAatactactgaaaaaaaaattggatttcgAAAAAATTAAATCTTACCATGTAGAAATTGAGGCCACAGATGGAGGAGGCCTTTCTGGGAAAGGCACTGTAGTCATAGAAGTGGTGGATGTGAATGACAATCCCCCAGAACTTATCATATCTTCACTCACCAGCTCCATCCCAGAAAATGCTCCTGAGACGGTAGTCTCTATCTTCCGAATTCGAGATAGAGATTCCGGAGAAAATGGAAAGACGATTTGCTCTATTCCAGATAATCTACCGTTTGTTCTAAAACCAACTTTGAAGAATTTTTACACCCTGGTAACAGAGAGACCACTGGACAGAGAGACCAGAGCTGAGTAcaacatcaccatcaccgtcactgATTTGGGGACACCCAGGCTGAAAACCCAGCAGAGCATAACCGTGCAGGTCTCCGACGTCAATGACAACGCCCCCACCTTCACCCAAACCTCCTACACCCTGTTGGTCCGCGAGAACAACAGCCCCGCCCTGCACATCGGCAGTGTCAGCGCCACAGACAGAGACTCAGGTACCAACTCCCAAGTCACATACTCGCTGTTGCCGCCCCAGGACCCGCACCTGCCCCTCGCCTCCTTGGTCTCCATCAACGCGGACAACGGCCACCTGTTTGCCCTCAGGTCGCTGGACTACGAGGCCCTGCAGGAGTTCGTGTTCCGCGTGGGCGCTGCAGACCGCGGGTCCCCGGTGCTGAGCAGCGAGGCGATGGTGCGTGTGCTGGTGCTAGACGCCAACGACAACTCGCCCTTCGTGTTGCACCCGCTGCAGAACGGCTCCGCGCCCTGCACCGAGCTGGTGCCCCGGGCGGCCGAGCCGGGCTACCTGGTGACCAAGGTAGTGGCGGTGGACGGCGACTCGGGCCAGAACGCCTGGCTGTCGTACCAGCTGCTCAAGGCCAGCGAGCCCGGGCTGTTCGGCGTGTGGGCACACAATGGCGAGGTGCGCACCTCCAGGCTGCTGAGCGAGCGCGACGCGGCCAAGCACAGGCTGGTGGTGCTGGTCAAGGACAATGGCGAGCCTCCGCGCTCGGCCACTGCCACGCTGCACGTGCTCCTGGTGGACGGCTTCTCCCAGCCCTACCTGCCGCTCCCAGAGGCGGCCCCGGCCCAGGCCCAGGACGACTCGCTCACCGTCTACCTGGTGGTGGCGTTGGCCTCGGTGTCGTCGCTCTTCCTCTTGTCGGTGCTCCTGTTCGTGGCGGTGCGGCTGTGCAGGAGGAGCAGGGCGGCCTCGGTGGGTCGCTGCTCGGTGCCCGAGGGCCCCTTTCCAGGGCATCAGGTGGGCGTGAGCGGCACCGGGACCCTGTCCCAGAGCTACCAGTACGAGGTGTGTCTGACAGGAGACTCTGGGACTGGTGAGTTCAAGTTCCTGAAGCCAATATTTCCTAATCTCTTGGTCCAGGACACCGGGAGGGAAGTTAAGGAAAACCCCAACTTCAGGAATAGCTTTGTATTCAGTTAA